Part of the Micromonospora tarapacensis genome is shown below.
AGGGGTGGCCCTGAACGCATTCCCACACCACACCGTGAAACGCGCGGGCCCGGTCAGCCTGGGGTACCGGATGGAACGGCCCCGCCGGGGCGGTGCGCAGGCGGGGCCGTGCGAAGCTGACTGCCCGACGGGCGTCAGGAAGGCCGCCTGGCGCAGATGAAGCGCGGCTCCGCGCTGTAGGCCCACGTGAACTTCTCCCGCTTGACGACCTTCCCGCCTTTCTTGATGACCCGGAAGGCGTCCTGGGTGAAGCCCTGACTGCCGTTGGCGGGTATGCAGGTCGGTCCCGGGTCCAGGTACACCGTCTTCGGCGAGGTGATGTTCCGTCGGGGGCCGTACTCCGTCTTGACGCTGTCCCAGATCTTCGTGCTCCAGATCGACACCGTCACGGAACTGCCCGTGTAGGAGGTGTCGATCAGGACGCCGTAGTCGGTGTTGTTGCGGAACTTGAAGTCGAGGTTGGGCCAGAAGATGGTCGACTCGATGACCGCCGGGTAGCGGCTGAAGTAGTACGAGTGTGGCTTGTGCTCGACATCCTCCAGTCCGGCGTAGTAGGTGGCGTTGAACAGGGTGGTGGTGAACTGGGAGGTGCCGCCGCCCACGCCCGGCACCAGCTTCCCGTCCAGAATGACCGGCGCGTCGCGATAGCCCTGCGCGTAGCCGCGCTCGCCGGTGTGGCCGTTCAGCGAGAACGTGTCGCCGGGCAGCACCACGGTGCCCTTCACGTCGTTGGCGATCGTCACGATGTTCTGGCTGCGCGGTGACGAGAGCCCACCGGTGAAGTTGGTGGTGAAGGAGGCGACCTTCTCCTTGATCCCCAGCCCGCGGAGCTTCTCCGCGGTGAGCTTCGGCTGCACCGGCTTGAGATCGGCGGAAACCGTACGGTCCCCGATGCGCGGCAGGACGGCCAGCAGGTCCTCGCCGAGCTTGCTGGCGTCCACCTGCTGGCCCGGACGCCCGCCGGTGACCTTCGGCTTGCCGCCGGAGATGGTCATGGCGGCGTTCTTCGCGGGCACCTCGACCGCTGCGAGCTTGCTGCCCAGCGCGGACCGCAGCCGCTTCACGTCGACGCCGGCCGTCAGCTCGCCGGTCTTGTCCGCCTTGAAGCGGAGGCCCTTGGCTATCGCCTCCGGCGGGATCGTCACCGAACCCCGCTCCGTGGTCAGCTCGACCGGCGCCGCCACAGCCGGCTCGGCCAGCTCGGCGACCAGGCGATCCACCTCGTCGGCCGAAGTGGCCGGGTGCTTCTCCACCAGCGGCACCGTCACCGGCTGCCCGCTCAGCCAGCCCGCCTTGACGACCTGTGCGGAATGCTCCGGGTCGACGGTGAGGCTCGGCTTCGGGTAACGCACCTCCGGTTTGGTGCCGGCGAAAGTGATGGCCGGCATGGTCATCTTTCGGCCCTGGTCGCCGACGAGTTCCTCAAGCGCGGCCTCCAGCTTCGGTACGTCGACCGAGACCACCGGTTCGACCTCCCGCGAGCCGACCAGCCGGTCCACGGCATGCGCGTCGGTCGCCGCCGCCGCGGCCACGGTGGCGCCCACGTCGACCGTGAGCCCTACCTCGGCCGGGTCGATCTCGGCCGTCCGCTCGCCCACGCGTACCTGGATGGGGGCGGCGAGTTCGGCCGCGCGCCGGTCCAACTGCGCCCGCAGCTGCCGGACGGCATCGGTCCGGCTGCGCCCACCGAGCTCGGTGCCCAGCACCCTGGTACCCCGGGGCACGTCACCCGCGTACGCCCAGACGGCGACCGCGCCGACGGAGGCCAGTACGGCGGTGGCCACACCGGAGGCGAGCAGGATCCGGAACCGGCGGGATCGGAAGCGCCCGCCGCCCGGCGGAACGGCCGGGGCGGGCCGTACCGGTTCTTCGACCGGCCAGCTGACCGCCTTCACCTGCACGGTGGGCCGGTCGTCGGCGGGCGGTGGGCGTTCTTCGCCGTACAGCGTCACAACTACCTCTTAGGGACATACCACATGCGGAGCCGGGACCCCCAGCCCGGAAGACAACTACGGTAGCCAACGCGGGGCGCCACCGGGATCCGGTGCCCCGCTGCTCATCGCGTTTGCTGGCTACGATCGCCGGGGCGCGTCCCCTCGGTGACTCTCCGCAAGCAGCGGCCCGTACGCTCGCAACCCGACCGGCGAACGAGAGGTCCCGTCAGAGTCGGGCCAGCGCCCGGCGTAGCGGATCCAGCCCGAGCCCGCCGAGGTCGAGCGCCTGCCGGTGGAACGCCCGCAGGTCGAAGTCGGCACCCTTGCGGGCCTTCGCCTCATCCCGGGCCTGGAGCCAGATCCGCTCGCCCACCTTGTACGACGGCGCCTGTCCCGGCCAGCCCAGGTAGCGGTTGAGCTCGAAGCGCAGTATCTCGTCCGGCACCCGGCAGTGTGCCCGCAGGAACTCCCAACCCAGCTCCGGCGTCCAGCGCTCACCCGGACGGAAGTCGAACGGGTTGTCCTTGGGAATCTCCAGCTCCAGGTGCATCCCGATGTCGACGATCACCCGGGCCGCCCGGAACGCCTGGCCGTCCAGCATGCCGAGCTTGTTGCCCGGATCGTCCAGGTAACCCAGCTCGTCCATCAGTCGCTCGGCGTACAGCGCCCAGCCCTCGCCGTGACCGGAGACCCAGCAGAGCAGCCGCTGCCAGCGGTTGAGCAACTCGGCTCGGACCGCGGTCTGCCCGATCTGCAGATGATGCCCGGGGACCCCCTCGTGGTAGACGGTGGTCACCTCGCGCCAGGTGGAGAAGTCGGTCAGGCCCGGCGGCACCGCCCACCACATCCGGCCGGGCCGGGCGAAGTCCTCGCTCGGGCCGGTGTAGTAGATGGAGCCGTCGCTGGTCGGCGCGAGCTTGCACTCGATGCGGCGGACCTGCTCGGGGATGTCGAAGTGGGTGCCGTTCAGGTCGCTGATCGCCTGGTCGGCCAGCTCCTGCATCCAGTCGCGGAAGGCGTCCCTGCCCCGGATGGTGCGCGCCGGGTCGGCGTCCAGCGCGGCCACCGCCTCGTCGATGGTGGCGCCGGGGCCGACGATCTGCGCGGCCACCGTCCGCATGTCGGCTTCCAGCCGGGCCAGCTCCGCGAACCCCCAGGCGTACGCCTCGTCGAGGTCGATCCGGGCGCCGAGGAAGTACTGCGATGCCAGCTCGTAGCGCTCCCGCCCGGCGGCCTGCTTGTCCCGGCCGAGCGGGGCCAACTCGGTGCGCAGGAACTGCCCGAACTCGGCGGTCGCCGCGGTGGCCGCCGCCGCCCCCCGGCGCAGGTCGGCATCGAGTGTGCCATCGGCGCCGAGTCGCTCCACCAGCCCGTGGAAGATGTTGTCGCCGTCCGGGTCCACCCAGGCGTCACACTGTTTGGCCACCTCCAGCAACTGCGCCCGCGAGCTGACCCGTCCGGCGCTCGCCGCCGCACGCAACGTCGTCTTGTACCCGTCCAGCGTGCCGGAGAAGAGGTTCAACCGGGCGGCGATGTTGGCCCGTGCCTCGTCTCCCTCGGTCGGCATCAGGTCGAAGACCATCCGGATGTCGTGCAGCCCGCTGGTGATGACGCTGACCTCGCTGGTTGTCTCGCCCGCGGAGTACCGGTCGAGTTCGAGGCCGAGCCGTTCCTGCATCGCCTCCCGGGCGGTGCGCTCGGCCTCGGTGTCCGGCTGTGTGGCGTCGAGGTCGGCCAGGGTGCGCCGGGTCAGCTCGGCGCGGGCCGCGTACCCGTCCGGCGAGAGATCGTCCAACTGGTCGTCGTAGCCGGCGATGCCGGCGTAGGTGGCGCCGGTCGGGCTCGACGCGGCCCAGTCGGCCACGTAGCGGTTCGCGAGGTCGTCGATTTGTCCCACGCTGTGAACCCTACGCGAGGCGCCCCGGCCGATGCCGCGACCGGCCGGTCAGGGCAGCAGGTCGGCCGGGTCGACGCGCGTCGGCATCGCCACGGATACACCTCCTCGGTCGGTCAACGCCCTACCAATGTAGGTGGCTTCTGTGGTGCGCGACACGGCGGCGGAAATCCGCCGGACAATGTCGCACCCGAGGAGCAGAGTGTCAGGGGTGACAGCGGACTTCACCCCTGACCGGCCGGCGCTGCGGAGCTGGCTGCCCGGCTTCGTCGGCCTCGCCGCGATCTGGGGCTCCAGCTTCCTGTTCATCAAGGTCGGGGTGGCGGAGCTGCACCCACTGCACCTCACCCTCTACCGGGTCGCCGCCGGCGCGCTGACCCTGCTCGTCGTGCTCGTGGTGGTGCGTGACCGGCTGCCTCGCGATCCGCGGGTCTGGGGCCACCTCGCGGTCGTCGCCGGCCTCGGCGTGGCGTTGCCGTTCACCCTCTTCGGCTACGGCGAACAGCGGGTGGAGTCGATGCTCGCCGGCATCTGGAACGCCACCACCCCGCTGGTCGTGCTGCCGCTGGCGGTCCTGGTCTTCCGCACCGAACGGCTGACCGCCCGCGGTGCCGTCGGGCTGGGGCTCGGCTTCGCCGGGGTGACGGTGGTGCTCGGCGTCTGGCAGGGCGTCGGCGGGGCGCACTTCGCCGGCCAGTTGATGTGCTTCGGCGCTGCCGCCTGCTACGGCCTGGCCATCCCGTACCAG
Proteins encoded:
- a CDS encoding DUF885 domain-containing protein, translated to MGQIDDLANRYVADWAASSPTGATYAGIAGYDDQLDDLSPDGYAARAELTRRTLADLDATQPDTEAERTAREAMQERLGLELDRYSAGETTSEVSVITSGLHDIRMVFDLMPTEGDEARANIAARLNLFSGTLDGYKTTLRAAASAGRVSSRAQLLEVAKQCDAWVDPDGDNIFHGLVERLGADGTLDADLRRGAAAATAATAEFGQFLRTELAPLGRDKQAAGRERYELASQYFLGARIDLDEAYAWGFAELARLEADMRTVAAQIVGPGATIDEAVAALDADPARTIRGRDAFRDWMQELADQAISDLNGTHFDIPEQVRRIECKLAPTSDGSIYYTGPSEDFARPGRMWWAVPPGLTDFSTWREVTTVYHEGVPGHHLQIGQTAVRAELLNRWQRLLCWVSGHGEGWALYAERLMDELGYLDDPGNKLGMLDGQAFRAARVIVDIGMHLELEIPKDNPFDFRPGERWTPELGWEFLRAHCRVPDEILRFELNRYLGWPGQAPSYKVGERIWLQARDEAKARKGADFDLRAFHRQALDLGGLGLDPLRRALARL
- a CDS encoding VanW family protein, whose amino-acid sequence is MTLYGEERPPPADDRPTVQVKAVSWPVEEPVRPAPAVPPGGGRFRSRRFRILLASGVATAVLASVGAVAVWAYAGDVPRGTRVLGTELGGRSRTDAVRQLRAQLDRRAAELAAPIQVRVGERTAEIDPAEVGLTVDVGATVAAAAATDAHAVDRLVGSREVEPVVSVDVPKLEAALEELVGDQGRKMTMPAITFAGTKPEVRYPKPSLTVDPEHSAQVVKAGWLSGQPVTVPLVEKHPATSADEVDRLVAELAEPAVAAPVELTTERGSVTIPPEAIAKGLRFKADKTGELTAGVDVKRLRSALGSKLAAVEVPAKNAAMTISGGKPKVTGGRPGQQVDASKLGEDLLAVLPRIGDRTVSADLKPVQPKLTAEKLRGLGIKEKVASFTTNFTGGLSSPRSQNIVTIANDVKGTVVLPGDTFSLNGHTGERGYAQGYRDAPVILDGKLVPGVGGGTSQFTTTLFNATYYAGLEDVEHKPHSYYFSRYPAVIESTIFWPNLDFKFRNNTDYGVLIDTSYTGSSVTVSIWSTKIWDSVKTEYGPRRNITSPKTVYLDPGPTCIPANGSQGFTQDAFRVIKKGGKVVKREKFTWAYSAEPRFICARRPS
- a CDS encoding DMT family transporter, encoding MSHPRSRVSGVTADFTPDRPALRSWLPGFVGLAAIWGSSFLFIKVGVAELHPLHLTLYRVAAGALTLLVVLVVVRDRLPRDPRVWGHLAVVAGLGVALPFTLFGYGEQRVESMLAGIWNATTPLVVLPLAVLVFRTERLTARGAVGLGLGFAGVTVVLGVWQGVGGAHFAGQLMCFGAAACYGLAIPYQKRFIAGRTLSGLSLSAAQLVVATVQLAIVAPLVAGPPPLPTALSPRVLAAVLALGALGTGLAFVIHLRNIRIVGASTASTVTYLIPVFAVLIGAVVLGERLTWHQPVGALIVLLGVAVSQGLVGRRRPVAAAVDRRALAESAAR